From a single Poecilia reticulata strain Guanapo linkage group LG2, Guppy_female_1.0+MT, whole genome shotgun sequence genomic region:
- the ints6 gene encoding integrator complex subunit 6 codes for MPVLLFLIDTSASMNQRTHLGTTYLDIAKGAVETFMKLRGRDPASRGDRYMLVNFEDAPFGIKAGWKESHATFMTELRNLQATGLTTFGQSLRTAFDLLNLNRLVTGIDNYGQVRSLWRXREETKVHVQKAHSPAHPPLQSTASPQYGAVRSEMCFTSLIMKGSADSRTBAFKFGCRSYSVFSQRMLNQCLESLVQKIQSGVVINFEKTGPDPPPLEDAPAEALKSSLQPWHCCHKLIYVRPNPKTGVPIGHWPIPEAFWPDQNSPTLPPRSAHPQVRFSCADAEPMVIDKVPFDKYELEPSPLTQYILERKSPHTCWQVFVSNSAKYSDLGQPFGYLKASTALNCVNLFVMPYNYPVLLPLLDDLIKVHKFKPTLKWRQSFENYLKTMPPYYIGSLRKALRIMGAPNLLAENMEYGLSYSVVSYLKKLSQQTKIEYDRLITSIGKKPAPETGIKVRWRGGGISLAQRRDFIQQLQSLTGEAPTLPLELNPKEFQGFHLALLNKGLKPQSFRNPYDIPRSHLLDQLSRMRRNLLNTTVCTLRGQDSDQLHSVPIAQMGNYQDFLKSAPQPLRDADPEQPKRLHTFGNPFKLDKKGMMIDEADEFVTGPQNKGKRPAESSNMPGGGPKRRRCMSPLLRLGRAYTPPVTPPASPRHSTDMDLNDGAPEPELIINHLNQNHYSPDTNSDPEVDHPSGPTDLQENHTAAEPQLLRHKDEEENGMPGSCEPPGGEGGVEMVLMEDQTTRFLSPAALKKHIHGETTKVNNELRVLITKEIRKPGRHYEKIFLLLKQIQGTLDTRLIFLQNIIKEAARFKKRVLIEQLENFLEEIHNRSNTMNHVDML; via the exons ATGCCCGTTTTACTTTTTCTGATAGACACGTCCGCTTCAATGAACCAGCGCACCCATCTGGGCACTACCTATCTGGACATAGCAAAAGGCGCTGTTGAGACTTTTATGAAG CTCAGAGGGAGAGATCCGGCGAGCCGAGGGGACCGGTATATGTTGGTAAATTTTGAGGACGCTCCGTTCGGGATAAAG GCCGGATGGAAAGAGAGCCATGCCACTTTCATGACAGAGCTGAGGAACCTCCAAGCAACCGGACTCACAACATTTGGCCAGTCCTTGAGGACAGCTTTTGATTTACTAAATCTCAATAGATTAGTCACTGGGATAGACAACTATGGCCAGGTACGTAGCCTCTGGAGAYgaagagaggaaacaaaagttCATGTGCAAAAAGCCCACTCACCAGCTCATCCCCCCCTCCAGTCCACAGCCTCACCCCAATA CGGCGCGGTCCGCAGTGAAATGTGTTTCACGTCGCTGATCATGAAGGGAAGCGCCGACTCCAGAACCRACGCTTTCAAGTTTGGCT GCCGTTCCTACAGTGTTTTTTCCCAGCGCATGTTGAATCAGTGTTTGGAGTCTCTTGTGCAGAAGATCCAAAGCGGCGTGGTGATAAACTTCGAAAAGACCGGACCTGACCCCCCTCCACTGGAAG ACGCTCCAGCCGAGGCGCTGAAGTCCAGCCTGCAGCCTTGGCACTGCTGTCACAAGCTCATCTACGTACGACCCAACCCTAAAACCGGCGTCCCCATCGGTCACTGGCCCATCCCTGAGGCCTTCTGGCCAGACCAGAACTCTCCAACACTA CCGCCCCGCTCGGCCCACCCCCAGGTCCGGTTCTCCTGTGCGGACGCCGAGCCCATGGTGATCGACAAGGTGCCCTTCGACAAGTACGAGCTGGAGCCTTCGCCGCTCACGCAGTACATTCTGGAGAGGAAATCCCCTCACACCTGCTGGCAG GTGTTTGTAAGTAACAGTGCCAAGTACAGTGACCTGGGTCAACCTTTTGGCTACCTAAAGGCTAGCACAGCTCTCAACTGCGTCAACCTGTTTGTAATGCCCTACAACTACCCCGTCCTCCTGCCACTTCTGG ACGACTTGATTAAAGTGCACAAGTTCAAGCCCACTCTCAAATGGCGGCAGTCCTTTGAGAACTACCTGAAGACCATGCCTCCTTATTATATCGGG TCCCTCAGAAAGGCGCTGAGGATAATGGGCGCGCCGAACCTCCTGGCCGAGAACATGGAGTACGGTCTGAGCTACAGCGTCGTGTCCTACCTGAAGAAGCTCAGTCAGCAG ACAAAAATCGAGTACGACCGCCTGATCACCTCGATCGGGAAGAAACCTGCTCCGGAGACTGGCATCAAGGTGCGATGGCGGGGCGGCGGCATCTCGCTGGCACAGAGACGGGATttcatccagcagctgcagagtcTCACAGGAGAGGCTCCCACTCTGCCTCTGGAGCTCAACCCYAAAGAGTTTCAGGGCTTCCACCTGGCTCTGCTCAACAAA GGTCTGAAGCCTCAAAGCTTTAGAAATCCCTACGACATCCCACGCAGCCACTTGCTCGATCAGCTCAGCCGAATGAGGAGGAACCTGCTCAACACCACCGTCTGCACCTTACGAGGGCAGGACTCCG ACCAGCTCCACAGCGTGCCAATCGCCCAGATGGGAAACTACCAAGACTTCCTTAAATCTGCCCCCCAGCCACTCCGAGACGCAGATCCCGAACAGCCGAAGCGTTTGCACACGTTCGGAAACCCCTTCAAACTGGACAAGAAG GGCATGATGATCGACGAGGCGGACGAGTTCGTGACCGGCCCGCAGAACAAGGGCAAGCGACCGGCAGAGAGCAGCAACATGCCGGGCGGCGGTCCCAAGAGACGGCGCTGCATGTCGCCCCTGCTGCGTCTGGGCCGGGCCTACACGCCTCCGGTGACACCGCCCGCCAGCCCACGACACTCGACAG ATATGGACTTAAACGATGGCGCGCCAGAACCTGAGCTGATAATCAACCACCTGAATCAGAACCACTACAGCCCCGACACGAACTCCGACCCCGAGGTGGACCACCCGTCAGGGCCCACCGACCTCCAGGAGAACCACACCGCCGCCGAACCGCAGCTTCTCCGGCACAAGGACGAGGAGGAGAACGGGATGCCCGGGTCGTGCGAGCCGCCGGGCGGCGAGGGAGGGGTGGAGATGGTGCTGATGGAGGACCAGACGACCCGCTTCCTGTCGCCCGCCGCCCTGAAGAAGCACATTCACGGCGAGACGACGAAAGTCAACAACGAGCTGCGGGTGCTGATCACCAAGGAGATCAGAAAACCTGGCAGAC ACTACGAGAAGATCTTCCTCCTCTTGAAGCAGATCCAGGGAACGCTGGACACTCGGCTcattttcctccaaaacatCATCAAAGAGGCCGCCAG